Proteins encoded by one window of Passer domesticus isolate bPasDom1 chromosome 10, bPasDom1.hap1, whole genome shotgun sequence:
- the LOC135309027 gene encoding motor neuron and pancreas homeobox protein 1-like, whose amino-acid sequence MHKPMEKSQNFRIEALLAEEPARSASPPGLSPGSPASSPGPAGRSDTPSPRAAPAAAPLAPAGFVPKPGLLHLSGPGLGALPALYPPAVYPLPSLGGQHPAFAYTGIPHLPPPGAEHLKAAVAGSFPLEHWIRAGMLVPRLSDFNAAPQSGLMGKCRRPRTAFTSQQLLELENQFKLNKYLSRPKRFEVATSLMLTETQVKIWFQNRRMKWKRSRKAKEQGAQVEAEKQRGLSKTCEKLLPSEPQGQGAESPEFMGHSPDSGFLHCSTAELSYGPDSSCSGAEEEEDDEMGATERKIGSVL is encoded by the exons ATGCACAAGCCCATGGAGAAGTCCCAAAACTTCCGCATCGAAGCGCTGCTGGCCGAAGAGCCGGCGCGGAGCGCCTCCCCGCCGGGGCTGAGCCCCGGGAGCCCCGCGtcgagccccggccccgccgggcgcTCCGACACCCCCTCCCCGCGGGCGGCCCCGGCCGCTGCGCCCCTCGCCCCGGCCGGCTTCGTCCCCAAGCCCGGCTTGCTGCATCTCTCTGGCCCCGGGCTCGGCGCCCTGCCGGCCCTCTACCCTCCCGCCGTGTACCCGCTGCCGAGCCTGGGGGGCCAGCACCCCGCCTTCGCCTACACCGGCATCCCGCACCTGCCGCCGCCCGGCGCCGAGCACCTGAAGGCGGCCGTGGCCGGCTCCTTCCCGCTGGAGCACTGGATCCGAGCCGGGATGCTGGTGCCGAGGCTCTCCGACTTCAATG CTGCCCCGCAGTCTGGTTTGATGGGGAAGTGCCGTCGGCCCCGCACAGCATTcaccagccagcagctcctggagctggagaacCAGTTCAAGCTCAACAAGTATCTGTCCAGACCCAAGCGTTTTGAGGTGGCCACGTCGCTGATGCTCACTGAGACACAG GTGAAGATCTGGTTCCAGAACCGCCGCATGAAGTGGAAGCGGAGCCGCAAGGCCAAGGAGCAGGGGGCTCAGGTGGAGGCTGAGAAGCAACGAGGGCTCAGCAAGacctgtgagaagctgctgcccagcGAGCCCCAGGGACAAGGTGCCGAAAGCCCCGAGTTcatggggcacagccctgactCGGgcttcctgcactgcagcaccGCCGAGCTGAGCTACGGCCCGGACTCGTCTTGCTCGGGGGCCGAGGAAGAGGAGGACGACGAGATGGGtgccacggagaggaagattgGCTCTGTCTTGTGA